In Fundidesulfovibrio soli, the sequence GATCACGCGACAGTTCATGCCCAAACAGTAGCCGTCCTTTCGTTCAGTCCCGGGGCGGGCGGACCGCGCGCCCCGGAAGCCAACCCATTGCAGCGAGGCCGTCCATGATCTGGGAACCAAAGTACGAAACCATGGAGCGGGACCAGCTGCGCCAGCTCCAGCTGGAGCGGCTCCAGTCCACGCTGACCCGCGTGGCCCGCAACGTGCCCTACTACCGCAAGGCCTTCGCCGAGGCGGGCATCGACCCGGACGACTTCCGCAGCCTCTCCGACCTTTCGCGCATCCCGTTCACCACCAAGGCAGTGCTGCGCGACGCCTACCCCTACGGGTTCTTCGCCGTGCCCCTGCGCGAGGTGGTGCGGCTGCACGCCTCCTCGGGCACCACGGGCAAGGCCACCGTGGTGGGCTACACCGCGGGGGACATGAAGAAGTGGGCCTCCCTGGTGGCCCGCGTGCTGGTGGCGGGCGGCGTCACCCGCGAGGACGTGGTGCAGATCGCCTTCCACTTCGGCCTGTTCACCGGGGGATTCGGCTTCCAGCAGGGCGCCGAGGCCCTTGGCGCGGCCCTGGTTCCGGCCTCCAGCGGCAACACCCGCCGCCAGATCGCCATCATGCAGGATTTCAAGACCTCCGTGCTCGTCTGCACCCCCGGCTACGCCTTGCACCTGGCCCGCGTCATGGAGGAGATGGGCGTCAACGCCAACGCGCTCAACCTGCGCCACGGCCTGTTCGGCGCGGAGAGCTGGTCCGAGGCGGCCAGGACCCAGATCGAGGACAGGCTCAAGCTCACCGCCACCGACAACTACGGCGTGAGCGAGGTCATGGGGCCTGGCGTGGCGGGCGAGTGCCTGGAGCGCAGCGGCCTGCACATAAGCGAGGACCACTTCCTGGTGGAGGTGGTGGACCCGGCCACCGGCGAGCCCGTGGCCGAGGGCGAGGAAGGCG encodes:
- a CDS encoding phenylacetate--CoA ligase family protein, which translates into the protein MIWEPKYETMERDQLRQLQLERLQSTLTRVARNVPYYRKAFAEAGIDPDDFRSLSDLSRIPFTTKAVLRDAYPYGFFAVPLREVVRLHASSGTTGKATVVGYTAGDMKKWASLVARVLVAGGVTREDVVQIAFHFGLFTGGFGFQQGAEALGAALVPASSGNTRRQIAIMQDFKTSVLVCTPGYALHLARVMEEMGVNANALNLRHGLFGAESWSEAARTQIEDRLKLTATDNYGVSEVMGPGVAGECLERSGLHISEDHFLVEVVDPATGEPVAEGEEGELVITTLAKEAFPLIRFRTGDRTRLLPGTCPCGRTLARMARVSGRVDDMLILRGVNVFPGQVESILLEIEGTTPQWRVVLDSEGGLDRATVELEVDENFVFDRMADQQRFLDTVKKRLTSGLGVGFDVRMTEHGSLSQEEGGKSRRVLDRRGA